From the genome of Agrobacterium tumefaciens:
AGGAAACCACGCCGCCGGTCAAGGCCGTCAGGATTGAACTGCAGCAGGTTCTCATCAATCTGCTCACCAACGCCATTCAGGCCATGGACGAAGCGGGCATTGGCAATCGCACAATAACCGTTCGAAAGGAAAGTCAGGACGCCGATACCATTCGCGTCATTGTTCGCGACAACGGGCCTGGCATTGCCGCAGAAATAAAGGAAAAGCTGTTTTCGCCGTTCTTCACGACGAAGGCGACAGGTATGGGAATGGGGCTTTCCATCTGCCGCACGACATTGGAAGCACGCGGTGGGCGGCTTGATGGCGACAACCACCCTCTCGGTGGCGCGGTTTTTGCCATTTCCATGCCAATCAGCCCGGAGGTTGAGCATGCCTGAAGCACGCAAGATATCCAAGGAACCGCCTTCGCCGGTCGTGTTCATCGTCGATGACGACATATCCATGCGAGAGGCTCTCACTGATCTTTTCAGGTCCATGAAATTCGACGCCGAAGCCTTCGAAAGCACGGCGGCTTTTCTTGAGAAAGCCAATCTCGACCGGCATGGTTGTCTGCTGCTGGACGTGCGCCTTCCCGGGATCAGCGGCCTTGATTTCCAGATGCAGATGGATCGCATCGGCAACAGGATGCCGATCATTTTCATGACTGGCTTCGGCGACATTCCGATGAGTGTGAGGGCAATGAAGGCTGGCGCCGTGGACTTCCTGACAAAACCGTTCAAGGAGCAGGACATTCTCGATGCTGTCGCGACCGCCATGGAACGCGATGCCTCG
Proteins encoded in this window:
- a CDS encoding response regulator transcription factor yields the protein MPEARKISKEPPSPVVFIVDDDISMREALTDLFRSMKFDAEAFESTAAFLEKANLDRHGCLLLDVRLPGISGLDFQMQMDRIGNRMPIIFMTGFGDIPMSVRAMKAGAVDFLTKPFKEQDILDAVATAMERDASRRLENAQNEAVASLAEQLTPREREVMGAVVRGLMNKQIAYELGISEVTVKLHRGNVMRKMEARSVADLVRKAELLG